Proteins from a genomic interval of Salinarchaeum sp. Harcht-Bsk1:
- a CDS encoding YeeE/YedE family protein, giving the protein MLSDLITVALAADLVAATSAVDIAPASIASDPFPNGISRYAVGGLLVGLGTAVIYLGTGISAGASTFLESTLSYVSGQSRFQRYVASRDWRLLFTGSIVLGAAVYAVTIQGGAWTTDVHPWRLLVGGIFVGVGTRVGKGCTSGHGVCGVGSASKTSIAGVVTFLLVAIVTAQLVAAAGVTP; this is encoded by the coding sequence ATGCTGTCCGACCTCATCACCGTAGCGCTCGCGGCCGACCTGGTCGCCGCCACCAGTGCGGTCGACATCGCGCCCGCCTCGATCGCGTCCGACCCGTTCCCCAACGGGATCAGTCGGTACGCCGTCGGCGGGCTGCTGGTCGGCCTCGGGACCGCGGTGATCTACCTCGGGACCGGCATCAGCGCCGGCGCGAGCACGTTCCTCGAGTCGACGCTGTCCTACGTCTCGGGGCAGTCCCGCTTCCAGCGGTACGTCGCCTCGCGTGACTGGCGGCTCCTGTTCACGGGCAGCATCGTCCTGGGCGCGGCCGTATACGCCGTGACGATCCAGGGCGGCGCGTGGACGACCGACGTCCACCCGTGGCGGCTCCTGGTCGGCGGCATCTTCGTCGGCGTGGGCACCCGCGTCGGCAAGGGCTGTACCTCCGGGCACGGCGTCTGCGGGGTCGGCTCCGCGTCGAAGACGTCGATCGCCGGGGTCGTGACCTTCCTCTTGGTCGCGATCGTGACCGCACAGCTAGTCGCAGCAGCGGGGGTGACGCCGTGA
- a CDS encoding MBL fold metallo-hydrolase has protein sequence MNADDFPTPDVAVESVEPAQLKERVDAGEDLTILDARMTSDYEEWRIDGENVESINVPYFEFLEDEIDEDVFEQLPEDEEIVALCAKGGASEYVAGRLIEEGYDVVHLEDGMNGWARIYESVEVSDYDGAGTLYQYQRPSSGCLGYLLVEGDEAAVIDPLRAFTDRYLDDAENYSAELQYAIDTHIHADHISGVRDLDAAGVEGVIPAAAVDRGVTYADDLTLADDGDEFTVGDATIETVYTPGHTTGMTSYLVDDSLLATGDGLFIESVARPDLEEGDDGAPDAARMLYESLQERVLTLPDETLVGGAHFSDAAVPADDDTYTAPIGDLKERMDALSMEEADFVELILSDMPPRPANYEDIIATNLGQNAVDDEEAFTLELGPNNCAASQESLAGD, from the coding sequence ATGAACGCTGACGACTTCCCCACGCCCGACGTGGCGGTGGAATCGGTCGAACCAGCACAGCTCAAGGAACGCGTCGACGCCGGTGAGGACCTCACCATCCTCGACGCTCGGATGACCTCCGACTACGAGGAGTGGCGCATCGACGGCGAGAACGTCGAATCGATCAACGTTCCGTACTTCGAGTTCCTCGAGGACGAGATCGACGAGGACGTCTTCGAGCAGCTCCCCGAGGACGAGGAGATCGTCGCCCTGTGTGCGAAGGGCGGCGCCAGCGAGTACGTCGCGGGCCGACTCATCGAGGAAGGCTACGACGTCGTTCACCTGGAGGACGGGATGAACGGCTGGGCGCGCATCTACGAGTCCGTCGAGGTCAGCGACTACGACGGCGCCGGCACGCTCTACCAGTACCAGCGGCCCTCCTCGGGCTGTCTCGGTTATCTCCTCGTCGAGGGCGACGAGGCCGCGGTGATCGACCCCCTGCGGGCGTTCACCGATCGGTACCTCGACGACGCCGAGAACTACAGTGCTGAGCTCCAGTATGCGATCGACACCCACATCCACGCCGACCACATTTCCGGCGTTCGCGACCTCGACGCAGCGGGCGTCGAGGGCGTCATTCCCGCCGCAGCGGTCGACCGCGGGGTCACCTACGCCGACGATCTGACGCTCGCCGACGACGGCGACGAGTTCACCGTCGGCGACGCCACGATCGAGACGGTCTACACTCCCGGCCACACGACCGGGATGACCTCGTACCTCGTCGACGACAGTCTGCTTGCTACCGGCGACGGCCTGTTCATCGAGAGCGTCGCGCGCCCCGACCTCGAAGAGGGCGACGACGGCGCACCCGACGCGGCCCGGATGCTCTACGAGTCGCTCCAGGAGCGCGTCCTCACGCTGCCCGACGAGACGCTCGTCGGCGGCGCGCACTTCAGCGACGCGGCAGTTCCGGCCGACGACGACACCTACACGGCGCCGATCGGCGACCTGAAGGAGCGCATGGACGCGCTCTCGATGGAGGAAGCGGACTTCGTCGAGCTGATCCTCTCGGACATGCCGCCCCGCCCGGCGAACTACGAGGACATCATCGCGACGAACCTCGGCCAGAACGCGGTCGACGACGAGGAAGCGTTCACCCTCGAACTCGGCCCGAACAACTGCGCGGCGAGCCAGGAGTCGCTCGCGGGGGACTAA
- a CDS encoding sulfurtransferase TusA family protein, whose amino-acid sequence MTDAIDVTETLDVKGASCPMPVVKTKSAIDDLAEGEVLEVLATDSGSMSDIDGWASGTDGVSLLDQIEDGDLYKHYVEKTA is encoded by the coding sequence ATGACAGACGCAATCGACGTTACGGAGACGCTCGACGTGAAGGGAGCATCGTGTCCAATGCCGGTCGTCAAGACGAAGTCCGCGATCGACGACCTCGCCGAAGGTGAGGTCCTCGAGGTACTCGCGACGGACTCCGGCAGCATGAGCGACATCGACGGGTGGGCGAGCGGGACGGACGGCGTCTCGCTCCTCGACCAGATCGAGGACGGCGACCTCTACAAACACTACGTGGAGAAGACCGCATAG
- a CDS encoding DsrE/DsrF/DrsH-like family protein yields MSTDAAETEEAPDEEAAATADVPETEAELQARIEELEDTVATLESEVDDGPKKMTIIATKGTLDMAYPPLILASTAAAFGWDVVVFHTFWGLDILHEEKSSNLQLSSVGNPNMPVPNALAALPGMDKVTTKMMEKKIDDNNTATIEELIEVSLEQGVEMQACQMTIELMDYDEDAFYDDVTVGVGAATALEHMAESDVQLLV; encoded by the coding sequence ATGAGCACCGACGCAGCCGAAACGGAGGAGGCGCCCGACGAGGAGGCCGCAGCGACTGCGGACGTCCCAGAGACCGAGGCGGAGCTACAGGCCCGCATCGAGGAACTGGAGGATACGGTCGCGACGCTCGAGAGCGAGGTCGACGACGGTCCGAAGAAGATGACGATCATCGCGACGAAGGGCACGCTCGACATGGCCTACCCGCCGCTGATCCTCGCGAGCACCGCGGCCGCCTTCGGCTGGGACGTCGTGGTCTTCCACACGTTCTGGGGCCTGGACATCCTCCACGAGGAGAAGTCCTCGAACCTCCAGCTGTCCTCCGTCGGCAACCCGAATATGCCCGTTCCGAACGCGCTCGCCGCGCTCCCGGGCATGGACAAGGTCACGACGAAGATGATGGAGAAGAAGATCGACGACAACAACACCGCGACGATCGAGGAACTCATCGAAGTCTCCCTCGAGCAGGGCGTCGAGATGCAGGCCTGCCAGATGACCATCGAGCTGATGGACTACGACGAGGACGCGTTCTACGACGACGTCACCGTCGGCGTCGGCGCGGCGACCGCACTCGAGCACATGGCCGAGTCGGACGTGCAGCTCCTCGTCTGA
- a CDS encoding AAA family ATPase, whose protein sequence is MVRLTNIDVKGFKGIQSTSIEPGQLNIITGRNNAGKTSLLEAIAVLSDPTTLEDFGDRATSVINKQREETSLHGKYWREQLSLKQYDAEGNPSDPLTKSVKIRQATDKEVYEIAIQKFNQNIPKETAQVSLFPLHRGDLHLRQDKRSNNQSDEAALAKILNETLSDSLLSIPEEDIIEVLSDDVLAVKVQDQQLYLFSSTEGYREIILQIVDSATETLVDDNRIISEASKRESKSQAIHRLIRSVLSPKRRKRAQLFGGSPTTVSGIHYLDEIPTKAGEIDFEDNPIRVNKVENYLQKHDIAGPLEDFSFTDLVFQKDEEPPYDVPFEFMGDGFKTIVGILWELFDESNDGDVLLIEEPEQHMHPGYIEQLTRVLIQISKEEKLQLFITTHNTDFLESFISKEVENQHGEYLQKEFQLFQLTEPINRSLSYEDAKEDMNNLNLDLRGP, encoded by the coding sequence ATGGTCCGGCTCACAAATATTGATGTCAAGGGGTTCAAAGGGATTCAGTCAACCTCGATAGAGCCGGGTCAACTAAATATTATTACGGGCCGGAATAACGCAGGGAAAACATCGCTTCTTGAAGCTATCGCAGTGCTTTCTGATCCTACTACGCTTGAAGACTTCGGAGACCGAGCTACATCAGTCATCAACAAACAAAGAGAGGAGACATCTCTACATGGCAAATATTGGCGGGAACAACTATCACTTAAACAATATGATGCAGAAGGAAACCCAAGCGATCCGCTTACCAAGTCAGTCAAGATTCGACAGGCTACCGATAAAGAAGTATATGAAATTGCAATACAGAAATTCAATCAAAATATTCCAAAAGAAACGGCCCAAGTAAGCCTATTCCCATTACACCGCGGAGATTTGCATCTACGCCAAGATAAACGTAGTAATAACCAATCAGATGAGGCAGCTCTCGCAAAGATTCTGAACGAGACACTTTCAGATTCACTACTATCGATACCTGAGGAAGATATTATTGAGGTTCTATCGGATGACGTTCTGGCTGTCAAGGTTCAAGACCAACAGCTGTATCTTTTTTCTTCTACTGAAGGTTATCGGGAAATCATTCTCCAGATTGTTGATAGTGCCACAGAGACGCTAGTTGACGATAATCGAATTATCAGTGAAGCATCTAAGAGGGAGTCCAAATCGCAAGCCATTCACCGTCTAATCAGGTCTGTACTTTCTCCAAAACGTCGAAAAAGAGCACAGCTTTTTGGCGGATCTCCAACCACGGTGAGTGGTATTCATTATCTCGATGAAATTCCCACAAAGGCAGGGGAAATCGATTTCGAAGACAATCCAATCAGAGTAAATAAGGTCGAAAATTACCTGCAAAAACACGATATTGCAGGCCCATTAGAAGATTTCTCCTTCACAGACCTTGTGTTTCAAAAGGATGAGGAGCCACCATATGATGTCCCCTTTGAATTCATGGGAGATGGGTTCAAAACTATAGTTGGCATACTTTGGGAGCTGTTTGATGAGTCCAACGACGGTGATGTTCTCTTAATCGAAGAGCCGGAGCAGCATATGCATCCCGGATACATAGAACAATTAACACGTGTTCTAATACAAATATCGAAAGAAGAGAAATTGCAATTATTCATCACAACACATAATACAGACTTCCTGGAATCATTTATTTCCAAAGAAGTTGAGAATCAGCACGGAGAGTATCTGCAAAAGGAGTTCCAACTATTCCAACTAACAGAACCCATCAACCGGTCATTATCCTACGAGGATGCAAAAGAGGATATGAATAACCTCAACTTGGACTTGAGAGGTCCATAA
- a CDS encoding aminotransferase class V-fold PLP-dependent enzyme — MTPLELRADVPALQEGAYFNFGAHGPSPRFVVEAAEAFLESHEYESPILDDPYETAFDTFEMVREAVADFVGAEAEEIALTESTTAGINAIAGAIDWEPWDVVVRTDLEHPAGILAWQRLEREGVEVRVVETTDGRVDPEEFAEAVDGADLACFSALTWTHGTRLPVADLVDIANDAGAFTLVDAVQIPGQAELDVSEWGADAVAAAGHKWLLGLWGGGFLHVDREAAEELEPRTVGYRSVEKPTADVFEFEPGAKRFEVGSANPASHVALAEAIEAIDEVGVDRMEERTLDLAGRLAGGVPEERLLSPAEPESGLVTIDVPDPEATVERLREDGIVVRPLPFPDAIRASVHAVNTAEEVDRLLAGLEDEF, encoded by the coding sequence ATGACGCCGCTGGAACTTCGCGCCGACGTGCCCGCCCTGCAGGAGGGCGCGTACTTCAACTTCGGCGCGCACGGCCCCAGTCCGCGGTTCGTCGTCGAGGCCGCCGAGGCGTTCCTCGAGAGTCACGAGTACGAGTCGCCGATCCTCGACGACCCGTACGAAACGGCCTTCGACACGTTCGAGATGGTCCGCGAGGCGGTCGCGGACTTCGTCGGTGCCGAGGCCGAGGAGATCGCGCTCACGGAGAGCACCACCGCCGGTATCAACGCGATCGCCGGGGCGATCGACTGGGAGCCATGGGACGTGGTCGTCCGCACCGACCTCGAACATCCCGCCGGCATCCTCGCCTGGCAGCGCCTCGAACGCGAGGGCGTGGAGGTACGGGTCGTCGAGACCACCGACGGCCGCGTCGATCCAGAGGAGTTCGCCGAGGCCGTCGACGGCGCCGACCTCGCCTGCTTCAGCGCGCTCACCTGGACCCACGGGACCCGCCTGCCGGTCGCCGACCTCGTCGACATCGCCAACGACGCCGGCGCGTTCACGCTGGTCGACGCGGTGCAGATCCCCGGCCAGGCAGAACTGGACGTCTCCGAGTGGGGCGCCGACGCCGTCGCAGCCGCGGGCCACAAGTGGCTCCTCGGGCTCTGGGGCGGCGGCTTCCTCCACGTGGATCGCGAGGCTGCAGAGGAACTCGAACCGCGCACCGTCGGGTATCGGAGCGTCGAGAAACCGACGGCCGACGTGTTCGAATTCGAACCCGGCGCGAAGCGCTTCGAGGTCGGCTCCGCGAACCCGGCGTCCCACGTCGCGCTCGCCGAGGCGATCGAGGCGATTGACGAGGTCGGCGTCGATCGGATGGAGGAGCGCACGCTCGACCTGGCAGGCCGGCTCGCGGGTGGGGTGCCGGAGGAGCGGCTGCTGAGCCCCGCAGAGCCGGAGTCCGGGCTCGTCACGATCGACGTGCCCGATCCCGAAGCGACGGTCGAGCGGCTGCGCGAGGACGGGATCGTCGTTCGGCCGCTGCCGTTCCCGGATGCGATTCGGGCGTCTGTGCACGCGGTGAACACGGCGGAAGAGGTGGATCGGTTGTTGGCTGGGCTCGAAGACGAGTTCTGA
- a CDS encoding DUF1641 domain-containing protein, whose protein sequence is MTDEPRAADDRDAVEEQAADGGVAESAEADPLEAAIEENPEAVAEFVRRLDAVNELLDVVALGESAMTDEMVTELAGTGATLAESADGLATDETVALAETVGDNGEELQAALETMLELQRTGTLDDLAELASVGSLATAALDDEMVRSLAAMGGSLGEVADTAAAPETRDGIETMLEGIGEAQRAEPEPVGAIGMARAIRDPEVKYGLGYVLAMARAIGRARAEDASSQ, encoded by the coding sequence ATGACCGACGAACCTAGAGCGGCCGACGACCGAGACGCTGTGGAGGAGCAGGCGGCGGACGGCGGGGTCGCCGAGAGCGCCGAGGCCGATCCCCTCGAGGCCGCCATCGAGGAGAACCCCGAGGCGGTCGCCGAGTTCGTCCGCCGACTGGACGCCGTCAACGAACTGCTGGACGTCGTCGCGCTCGGCGAGAGCGCGATGACCGACGAGATGGTCACGGAACTCGCCGGGACGGGGGCCACCCTCGCGGAGTCCGCCGACGGTCTCGCGACCGACGAGACGGTGGCGCTCGCGGAGACCGTCGGTGACAACGGCGAGGAGCTCCAGGCGGCCCTCGAGACGATGCTCGAACTCCAGCGCACCGGAACGCTCGACGACCTCGCGGAGCTGGCGTCGGTCGGCTCGCTGGCCACGGCCGCCCTCGACGACGAGATGGTCCGCTCGCTCGCGGCGATGGGCGGTTCGCTCGGCGAGGTCGCCGACACGGCGGCGGCGCCCGAGACGCGGGACGGCATCGAGACCATGCTCGAGGGGATCGGCGAAGCCCAGCGCGCCGAACCCGAGCCCGTCGGCGCGATCGGGATGGCGAGGGCCATCCGCGACCCCGAAGTGAAGTACGGGCTGGGCTACGTGCTAGCTATGGCACGAGCGATCGGTCGAGCACGAGCCGAGGACGCATCGTCGCAATGA